Proteins co-encoded in one Dyella japonica A8 genomic window:
- a CDS encoding flagellin, whose translation MSLVINTNISSLNAQNNLTKSQSALATATQRLSSGMKINSAADNAAGFAISQRYTTQIGGLGQASSNASDAINLAQTAGSALDQVTANLQAIRDLAVQSANGTYTSADRSSIDQEVQQRLAEITRIANQTTFNGSNVLDGSMKTKSFQIGANVGQTISVSLGTSVKASAMGQVSEVSSGNIGTITLKAGDLSVGAGAVAAGTYTATSLAAAMQTAGGAGVTATVGANGEINLANTSASVVNITGNMASTLGLPASLAATTGTGTTTGVAANVNKLSPNLATENFSINGTTIDLSSAKTLQDVSDAVNAAGITGVSAAVNGAGNGLNFYSSGALKIGDTNGAAGAIAGIITGAATDVNNVAGPTTPYVQGTAATSGGSLATGNVQSVDSANDLISRVDVALKTVSDFAAQLGAVQNRFQSTISTVAAQTTNLQASQSTIRDADFAAETANLSKANVLQQAGISVLAQANSNPQQVLKLLQ comes from the coding sequence ATGTCTCTCGTTATCAACACCAACATTTCGTCGCTGAATGCGCAGAACAACCTGACCAAGTCGCAGAGCGCGCTCGCTACCGCCACGCAGCGTCTGTCGTCGGGCATGAAGATCAACAGCGCGGCCGACAACGCCGCCGGCTTCGCGATCTCCCAGCGCTACACCACGCAGATCGGCGGCCTCGGCCAGGCCAGCTCCAACGCCTCGGACGCCATCAACCTGGCGCAGACCGCCGGTTCGGCCCTGGACCAGGTCACCGCCAACCTGCAGGCCATCCGCGACCTGGCCGTGCAGTCGGCCAACGGCACCTACACCTCGGCCGACCGTTCGTCGATCGACCAGGAAGTGCAGCAGCGCCTGGCTGAAATCACCCGTATCGCCAACCAGACCACGTTCAACGGTTCGAACGTGCTAGACGGCTCGATGAAGACCAAGAGCTTCCAGATCGGCGCCAACGTCGGTCAGACCATCTCGGTCAGCCTGGGCACCAGCGTCAAGGCCAGCGCCATGGGCCAGGTGTCCGAAGTGTCCTCGGGCAACATCGGTACGATCACGCTGAAGGCAGGCGACCTCAGCGTCGGTGCCGGCGCCGTTGCCGCGGGTACCTACACGGCCACCTCGCTGGCCGCGGCGATGCAGACCGCTGGCGGCGCCGGCGTGACGGCGACCGTTGGCGCCAACGGCGAAATCAACCTCGCCAACACCAGCGCCTCGGTGGTGAACATCACCGGCAACATGGCCTCCACGCTCGGCTTGCCCGCCTCCCTGGCCGCTACCACCGGTACGGGTACCACCACCGGCGTGGCTGCCAACGTCAACAAGCTGTCGCCGAACCTGGCGACCGAGAACTTCAGCATCAACGGCACCACCATCGACCTGAGCAGCGCCAAGACCCTGCAGGACGTGTCCGATGCCGTTAACGCCGCTGGCATCACGGGCGTCAGCGCTGCAGTGAACGGTGCGGGCAATGGCCTCAACTTCTACTCCAGCGGTGCGCTGAAGATCGGCGACACCAACGGTGCTGCAGGCGCAATCGCCGGCATCATCACCGGTGCCGCCACCGACGTGAACAACGTCGCCGGTCCGACCACGCCGTACGTCCAGGGCACGGCTGCCACCTCCGGTGGCTCGCTGGCCACCGGCAACGTGCAGTCGGTCGATTCGGCCAATGACCTGATCTCCCGCGTCGACGTGGCGCTGAAGACGGTCAGCGACTTCGCGGCCCAGCTGGGTGCGGTGCAGAACCGCTTCCAGTCCACCATCTCCACGGTGGCCGCGCAGACGACCAACCTGCAGGCGTCGCAGTCGACCATCCGCGACGCGGACTTCGCGGCCGAGACGGCGAACCTCAGCAAGGCGAACGTGCTCCAGCAGGCGGGTATCTCGGTGTTGGCCCAGGCCAACTCCAACCCGCAGCAGGTGCTCAAGCTGTTGCAGTAA
- the fliS gene encoding flagellar export chaperone FliS, with translation MTYGYMRNASALYQDTSARGSVEGADRHQLTAMLFDGVIDRVNQARGAIRRGDVPAKGTHFARAHAIIGELRGSLDHDQGGQLAGRLDALYDYVSRRMLHAQLNNDERAIDEVVDLLTPVRDAWRQIRDEFLATQQRAPSAAA, from the coding sequence ATGACCTACGGCTACATGCGCAACGCCAGTGCGCTCTACCAGGACACCAGTGCGCGCGGCAGTGTGGAAGGCGCCGACCGTCACCAGCTGACCGCCATGCTGTTCGACGGGGTGATCGACCGCGTCAACCAGGCGCGTGGCGCGATCCGCCGCGGCGACGTGCCGGCCAAGGGCACGCACTTCGCCCGGGCGCACGCCATCATCGGCGAACTGCGTGGCAGCCTGGACCATGACCAGGGCGGCCAACTCGCCGGCCGGCTGGATGCGCTGTACGACTACGTCAGCCGCCGCATGCTGCACGCCCAGCTCAACAACGACGAGCGCGCCATTGACGAGGTGGTGGACCTGCTCACGCCGGTGCGCGACGCCTGGCGCCAGATCCGCGACGAATTCCTGGCGACGCAGCAGCGCGCCCCCAGCGCGGCCGCCTGA
- the fliD gene encoding flagellar filament capping protein FliD: MTTTTSSTSGSSLSSLLSQLGTSTGSGSSTSGSSSSSSASGTSSGSSSGSATISSLGIGSGLDVNSIVTALVNARKAASQQQITTRTTQTNNLLTGLSSLNSALGGIQTALATLTSVNTFSSYNATLTPQGSSSSIGSASTLSSAHAGTYTIAVSQLATAQKRASSAVASGTAVGQGTLTITVGSNTMNVAVSATNTLSDIATAINGSSSNPGVTATIVNGVNGQQLMLSSSKTGVANGFTISANATSSAGLTSLASTLNTAGSNEAQDAKLTVDGIAVTSATNTVTGMMDGVTLNLTGTGTNTLTVAQDNTAATNAIQGLVDAYNSYVSTTSSLSSYDQSSGTAGVLLGDTTLSSVQRGIASVLSNSVKGNSIGTLANLGITRNADGTLALDSGKLATAFQNNPAAVKDLFVGTNGYGTKLNTTLNAYTSSGGVISARMDSLNNTLTQLSQQQTALNNRMATYQTQLQQQYTALDTLMSTLNSTSSYLTTQLAALNNSNSSKN, translated from the coding sequence ATGACCACCACCACCAGCAGCACCAGCGGCAGCAGCCTGAGTTCCCTGCTCAGCCAACTGGGTACGAGCACCGGCTCGGGCAGCAGCACGTCAGGCAGCTCCAGCAGCAGCTCCGCCAGCGGCACGTCGTCGGGCAGCAGCTCGGGCAGCGCCACCATCAGCTCGCTGGGCATCGGCTCGGGCCTGGACGTGAATTCCATCGTCACCGCGCTGGTGAATGCCCGCAAGGCGGCCTCGCAGCAGCAGATCACCACCCGCACCACGCAGACCAACAACCTGCTCACCGGCCTGTCGTCGCTGAACTCGGCGCTGGGCGGTATCCAGACCGCGCTGGCCACGCTGACCTCGGTCAACACCTTCAGCAGCTACAACGCCACGCTCACCCCGCAGGGTTCGAGCAGTAGCATCGGCAGCGCGAGCACCTTGTCGAGCGCGCACGCCGGCACGTACACCATTGCCGTGAGCCAGCTGGCCACCGCGCAGAAGCGCGCCAGCAGTGCCGTGGCCTCGGGCACGGCGGTGGGGCAGGGTACGCTGACCATTACGGTGGGTTCCAACACCATGAACGTGGCGGTCTCCGCCACCAACACGCTGTCGGATATCGCCACCGCGATCAACGGTTCCAGCTCCAATCCGGGCGTGACCGCCACCATCGTCAACGGCGTCAACGGCCAGCAGCTGATGCTGAGCTCGAGCAAGACGGGGGTGGCCAACGGCTTCACCATCTCCGCCAACGCCACCAGCAGCGCCGGCCTGACCAGCCTGGCCAGCACGCTGAACACGGCGGGCAGCAACGAGGCGCAGGACGCCAAGCTCACCGTCGACGGCATCGCGGTGACCAGCGCCACCAATACCGTCACCGGCATGATGGACGGCGTCACGCTCAACCTCACCGGCACCGGCACCAACACGCTGACGGTGGCGCAGGACAACACGGCGGCGACCAATGCCATCCAGGGCCTGGTCGACGCCTACAACAGCTACGTCAGCACGACGTCGTCGCTGTCGAGCTACGACCAGAGCAGCGGTACGGCGGGCGTGCTGCTGGGCGACACCACGCTCTCCTCGGTGCAGCGCGGCATCGCTTCCGTGCTCAGCAACTCGGTCAAGGGCAACAGCATCGGCACGCTGGCGAACCTGGGCATCACGCGCAATGCCGACGGTACGCTGGCCCTGGACAGCGGCAAGCTCGCCACAGCGTTCCAGAACAACCCGGCGGCGGTGAAGGATCTCTTCGTCGGCACCAACGGCTACGGGACCAAGCTCAACACCACGCTTAACGCGTACACGTCCAGCGGCGGCGTCATCAGCGCGCGCATGGACAGCCTGAACAACACGCTGACGCAGCTGAGCCAGCAGCAGACCGCGCTGAACAACCGCATGGCCACGTACCAGACGCAGCTGCAGCAGCAGTACACGGCGCTGGACACGCTGATGTCCACGCTCAACAGCACCAGCAGCTACCTGACGACCCAGCTGGCGGCGCTGAACAACTCGAACAGCTCGAAGAACTGA